In Nostoc sp. GT001, a genomic segment contains:
- a CDS encoding M4 family metallopeptidase translates to MARNKKKSAGFKYEHPLVSRCPICCIIPPHMLENVVVNGNPQQRSWAFHTLNVSAQLRGRRDVIGSVSFAPSPGEKRRTIYDAKYGQQLPGTLVRGEGDPPSSDVAVNEAYDAAGATYDLFHEIFDRNSIDDKGLRLDSTVHYGLKYDNAFWNGDQMVYGDGDGEMFQRFTKSIDVIGHELAHGITQYEAGLQYYGEPGALNESFSDVFGSLVKQKSKNQTAQEADWLIGEGLLVPTVKGVALRSMKLPGTAYDDSVLGKDPQPAHMKDKYTGVEDNAGVHINSGIPNHAFYLAAVEIGGYAWEKAGKIWYIALRDRLRAKADFKKAANVTIQVAGELYGNDSNEQKAVQNAWQKVGVI, encoded by the coding sequence ATGGCTCGAAATAAAAAGAAATCGGCCGGGTTTAAGTATGAGCATCCACTTGTCTCTAGATGCCCTATTTGTTGTATTATCCCGCCCCACATGCTGGAAAATGTCGTGGTGAATGGCAATCCTCAGCAGCGGAGTTGGGCTTTTCATACATTAAATGTTTCGGCACAGCTTCGCGGACGCAGAGATGTCATAGGTAGTGTTTCCTTTGCACCTTCACCGGGTGAAAAGCGGCGCACCATCTACGATGCCAAATATGGACAGCAACTACCTGGCACATTGGTGCGTGGTGAAGGAGATCCACCAAGCAGTGATGTAGCAGTGAATGAAGCCTACGATGCTGCTGGTGCTACTTATGACTTATTTCATGAAATATTCGATCGCAATTCTATTGATGACAAAGGACTACGTTTAGACTCCACCGTGCATTATGGCCTTAAATACGACAACGCCTTTTGGAACGGCGACCAAATGGTTTATGGTGATGGCGACGGAGAAATGTTTCAACGCTTCACAAAGTCAATTGATGTGATTGGGCATGAGCTAGCTCACGGGATAACTCAGTATGAAGCGGGTTTACAGTATTATGGCGAACCAGGGGCACTAAATGAATCCTTTTCTGATGTATTTGGTTCTTTGGTGAAACAAAAGTCCAAAAATCAGACTGCACAAGAGGCAGACTGGCTGATTGGTGAAGGTCTTTTAGTACCGACTGTCAAAGGTGTTGCCCTCCGGTCAATGAAATTACCGGGAACAGCTTATGATGATTCGGTATTGGGTAAAGATCCCCAACCAGCCCACATGAAAGATAAATATACTGGTGTTGAAGATAACGCTGGAGTGCATATAAACTCAGGAATCCCTAACCATGCTTTTTATCTAGCGGCTGTTGAGATTGGTGGATATGCTTGGGAAAAAGCTGGCAAAATATGGTATATAGCTTTACGCGATCGCTTGCGTGCCAAAGCAGATTTTAAAAAGGCTGCCAACGTCACCATTCAAGTTGCTGGCGAACTCTACGGTAATGATAGTAATGAGCAAAAAGCTGTGCAGAATGCTTGGCAAAAGGTAGGAGTTATCTAG
- a CDS encoding protealysin inhibitor emfourin: MRVSFERTGGFAGISKRTTVDTDSLPPHEAATLPRLVEVADLFRLPELITSPNPQSDRFQYKLTVEDNGKHHTVTVSESALPGTLRPLIEWLQTLAQKK; the protein is encoded by the coding sequence ATGCGAGTATCATTTGAACGCACAGGTGGCTTTGCTGGAATTAGCAAGAGGACAACCGTTGATACAGATAGTCTTCCGCCACATGAAGCAGCCACACTTCCTCGACTGGTGGAAGTTGCTGATTTATTTAGGCTACCGGAACTAATTACTTCGCCAAATCCCCAGAGCGATCGCTTTCAATATAAATTAACAGTAGAAGATAACGGCAAGCACCATACTGTGACCGTCAGTGAGTCAGCATTGCCAGGAACCTTAAGACCACTGATTGAATGGCTACAGACATTAGCACAGAAAAAGTAA
- the hpsU gene encoding hormogonium polysaccharide biosynthesis acetyltransferase HpsU, whose product MTNDQPFVDLRKYDQSWFDRGRPSWYVLLWWFVQAIAFPLTPQPLNILRCALLRLFGARIGKGVLIRPTARFTYPWKVTIGNYSWIGDNVVLYSLDQIHIGEHCVISQKSYLCTGTHDLQDPAFGLKTASITIENGAWVAADCFVGSGVQIGANAVIGARSSVFTNMPSGQVCWGSPCRPKTARIKLDPSTTP is encoded by the coding sequence ATGACAAATGACCAACCTTTTGTAGATTTACGCAAATATGACCAATCTTGGTTTGACCGAGGGCGTCCAAGTTGGTATGTTTTATTATGGTGGTTTGTACAAGCGATCGCCTTTCCCCTCACTCCTCAACCGTTAAATATTCTGCGTTGTGCTTTGCTACGATTATTTGGCGCTCGTATCGGCAAAGGTGTATTAATTCGACCCACAGCCCGATTTACGTACCCCTGGAAAGTCACGATTGGTAACTACAGTTGGATTGGAGATAACGTAGTTTTATATAGCCTGGATCAGATCCATATCGGCGAACATTGCGTAATTTCCCAAAAAAGTTATCTGTGTACTGGTACTCACGATCTCCAAGATCCTGCCTTTGGGTTGAAAACAGCAAGTATCACCATTGAAAATGGTGCATGGGTAGCGGCAGATTGTTTTGTTGGCTCAGGAGTGCAAATCGGGGCTAATGCTGTGATTGGCGCTCGTAGTAGTGTTTTTACTAATATGCCTTCTGGACAGGTTTGTTGGGGAAGCCCTTGTCGCCCCAAAACGGCTCGGATAAAACTCGATCCCTCCACAACCCCGTAA
- a CDS encoding glycosyltransferase family 2 protein, which translates to MSSKIPVSVLIPAKNEQANLPACLTSLSRADEIFVVDSQSTDNSIEIAKSYGVNVVQFNFNGRWPKKKNWSLDNLPFRNEWVLIVDCDERITPELWSEIEQAIQNDEYTGYYLNRRVFFLGKWIRYGGKYPDWNLRLFQHKKGRYENLNTEDIPNTGDNEVHEHVVLQGKVGYLKNDMLHEDFRDLYHWLERHNRYSNWEARVYFNTLTGKDDSGTIGANLFGDAVQRKRFLKKVWVRLPFKPILRFVLFYIIQRGFLDGKAGYIYARLLSQYEYQIGVKLYELRNCGGHLNTATIPKEGAEEQGSREAEAKLLTIDS; encoded by the coding sequence ATGTCATCTAAAATACCAGTTTCAGTCCTAATTCCGGCAAAAAACGAACAAGCTAACTTGCCTGCTTGCCTTACTAGCCTCAGCAGAGCAGATGAAATATTTGTAGTAGATTCTCAAAGTACCGACAACAGCATTGAAATTGCTAAAAGTTACGGTGTAAATGTCGTACAATTCAACTTCAATGGACGCTGGCCTAAAAAGAAAAATTGGTCTTTAGATAATTTGCCTTTTCGTAATGAATGGGTGCTAATTGTAGATTGTGATGAGCGCATCACCCCTGAACTTTGGTCAGAAATTGAACAAGCAATTCAAAATGATGAATATACAGGTTATTATCTCAACCGTCGCGTATTTTTCTTAGGAAAATGGATCCGTTATGGCGGTAAATATCCTGATTGGAATCTACGTTTATTTCAACATAAAAAAGGTCGCTACGAAAATCTAAATACAGAAGATATTCCTAATACTGGTGATAACGAAGTTCACGAACACGTGGTTTTGCAGGGTAAAGTTGGGTATCTCAAAAATGATATGCTCCACGAAGACTTCCGCGACCTTTACCACTGGTTAGAACGCCACAACCGATATTCAAACTGGGAAGCTAGGGTTTATTTTAATACTCTTACAGGTAAAGATGATAGCGGTACTATCGGCGCTAATCTATTTGGCGATGCCGTACAACGCAAACGATTTTTGAAAAAAGTTTGGGTACGCCTGCCATTTAAACCCATTTTGCGATTTGTTTTGTTCTATATAATTCAACGCGGTTTTTTAGATGGCAAAGCGGGATATATCTATGCTCGTTTACTGAGTCAATATGAATATCAAATTGGCGTTAAGCTTTACGAATTACGCAACTGTGGTGGTCACTTAAATACTGCAACTATCCCAAAAGAGGGAGCAGAGGAACAGGGGAGCAGAGAAGCAGAAGCAAAGCTATTGACCATTGATTCCTAA